The genomic window GACCGTGGACGACGACGGCATGCCCGTCCGCGCGGTGTTCCGCGACCTGGAGGGCACCAAGCTCACCGCCGGGCGCTGGGACCTGCGCGGCGTCCCGGACGCCGTCCGCGCCGCCGTCTCCTACGACGCCGAGCGCGGCTGGAACCGCGTCGTGTACTGCCTGTTCGTCAACCACCTCGCGGAGGTCGCGGCGGCCGTCGCCGACCTGCACCCCGCCCTCGACCGCGACCTGTGGCGCACGGTCCGCCGCGCCCTCACCGGCTCCGGCTACGCGGACCGTCCGGGCGTGCGGGCGCTGCTGGCCGGGGTGCCGTTCCCCGCGAAGGCGAACCTGCGCGCCCGCTGGGGCCGCGACGCCGACCGCGCGGCGGGCTACGTCCCGACCCTCAACCCGCTCTGAGCGGGAAGCCGCAGAACGCCCCCGCTCCGATCGCGGGGCCGCGAAACGCCGGGCGCGCGCGCTACTGCCCGACGGGCGTGCCGTTCCCCGCGAAGACGAACCTGCGCCCCCGCTGAACCCGCGACGCGTACCGCACTCCTGACGCCCCGGTGCTCACCTCGCGTTGAACGCGAGGACGCGGACACCGATCACACGGCCCTCGATCTCGGGGTGCCGCCCCGGCGCTCGGCTCGCGTTGAACGCGAGGTCGCGGACACCGATCACACGGCCCTCGATCTCGGGGTGCCGCCCCGGCGCTCGGCTCGCGTTGAACGCGAGGTCGCGGACACCGATCACACGGCGCTCGATCTCGGGGTGCCGCCGCGGAGTCGCGGACGCCGATCACACGGCGTTCAATCCGCTCTGAACGCGAGGCCGTGTTCGGCGAGGGCTTCGCGCAGCGTGCCGAGGGCCTTCGGCCCCATGCCGTGCAGGCCGGCGATCTCGCGTTCGGTCGCGGTCGTCAGGCTCTCCAGGTCGTCGTGGCCCGCCGCCGCCAGCGCGCGGCGCGCGGGCGCGGAGATTTTGGGAAGTTCGATGGCCATTTGTGCCTTTCATGGCTAGAACCGGCGCGGCTGATCCCGTTATATCCGGGTAGGGCGACAGAAGACGCTCGCAAGGGAGGCCGTCGTCATGCCGCTGGAGACGATCCGGACGCTGGCGGGCAACCTCCTCGCCGGCACCGCGCGACCCGACCGGCTGGCGCGCGTCCCGTTCCAGATGACGCGGTACGGGGCCGTCCCGGCGGTCGTCGGCGCGATGTCCGCGCTGCGCTTCCCGCACCGCGTCGCGCTGATCGACGAGCGCGGCACGCTGACGTTCGCCGAGCTGGAGCGCAAGGCCGCCGCGCTCGCCACCGCGCTGCGCGACAGCGTCACCGGGGACGGACGGATCGGCGTCCTCGCCCGCAACCACCGCGGCTTCGTCCTCGCGGTGCTGGGCCTGTCGCGGCTCGGGCACGACGTCGTCCTGCTGAACACCGACTTCTCCGCGCCGCAGCTCGGCGCCGTCGCCGACCGCGAGGGCATCGCGCTGCTGCTGCACGACGCCGAGTTCGACGAGCTGGTGGACGCGTCCGGATTCGCCGGGGTCCGCGTCCACAGCTACGGCGACGCGCAGCTCGGCTCGCTCATCGAGGACGTCGAGCCGGTGCCCTTCTCCCCCGAACGGCCGGGCCGGCTCGTGATCATGACGTCCGGCACGACCGGCACCCCGAAAGGCGCACGCCACGACTACTCGCTGCCCGCGCTGCTCGCCGGGGGCCTGTCGTTCGCGCGCCGCGCGCCGATGCGGTCGGGGTCGCCGGTGGTGGTGGCGCCGCCGCTGTTCCACGTCCTCGGCTTCGGGTTCCTGATGATGGGGCTGGCGCTCGGCTCGCCGGTCGTCCTGGCCCCCCGGTTCGACCCGGCCGCGACGCTCGCGGCGATCGAACGGCACGAGGCGGGCACGCTCGTCGCCGTGCCGATCATGCTCCAGCGGATGCTGGACGTCCCGTACGGGCCGCGCCCGATGTCGCTGAGAACGGTCCTGTGCGGCGGCTCGGCGCTGCTCCCGCACCTCTCGGAGCGGTTCATGGACGAGTTCGGGGACGTCCTGCGCAACCTCTACGGCGCGACCGAGACCGGCTGGGCCGCCATCGCGACCCCCGAGGACCTGCGCGCCGCGCCCGGCACGGTCGGCCGCCCGTCCCTCGGCATCAAGGTGAAGATCCTGGACGCCGACGGCCGCGAACTCCCGGCGGGCGAGACCGGCGAGATCTTCACCGGCGGCGGCCTGCGCTTCTCCGGCTACACCGGCGGGGGCGGCAAGGACGTCCGGAACGGCCTGACCGCGACCGGCGACCTCGGCCACCTGGACGCGTCCGGCCGCCTCTTCGTGGACGGCCGCGCCGACGACATGATCGTCTCCGGCGGCGAGAACGTCTTCCCCGGCGAGGTGGAGGACCTGCTGAACCGGCACGAGGACGTCGCCGAGGTCACCGTCACCGGCGTCCCCGACGACACCTTCGGCGAACGCCTCGCCGCCCACGTCGTGCTCGTCCCCGGCGCGGCGACGACGGCCGACGACCTGCGCGACTACGTCAGGCAGCGCCTGGCCCGCTTCAAGGTGCCGCGCGACATCGTGTTCGTCCCCGAACTCCCCCGCACGAGCACCGGCAAGGTCCGCCGCCGCTCCCTCCCCGACGCCTGACCGACGTGGTCAGGCGGCGCGGGATTTGGCGGCCAGGCAGATGCGGGCCAGGTCGTTCAGGGCCTCGGTGCGGCGCTCGTCCAGGGTGCGGCCGTCGTCGGGGGAAGCTTCGGCGAGCGTGTCGATCACCAGGGAGAACACCGGCCACTCGTGCGGGTTGATGGCGCCCTGGAAGTCGACCGGGCCGTCGGCGAGGGCGTCCAGGTCGAGGTTGCGGGCGAACGTGGCGAGCGCCGCCTCGGCCGCGACGACGCCGATGCGCATGGCCAGCGCGGCGGGCTCGCGGCCCGGGGGAAGCGCGGTGCTAGAAAGCATGTTCGACAAGATAGAACACACAAGCGAGCCGAGTCGAACGTTTGGACGAGTAAGTCGCCCCTTTCACCCAACATTCGCCTGAAGGTGCAGGTACGAGTGGGTGAAGTGAAGTTCGCCGTCTTTCCGGACGGGCCGCATCCCCGTCGCCGGGCCTCCGGCCAGCTCGGCGGTCAACTCCGCGCGGATCTGGTCGGCGACGTCGGAGGGCGTCCGCGCGGACGCCAGCCACGGCTCCAGCGGCCGGACGATCTCGTACCCGTCCGTGCGCTTGACCTCCGCGCCAGCGTCCTCGACCAGCGCCGCGATCCGGTCGGCAGTGAGCAGCGTGCCGTGCGACGGGTCGCGCAGCCGCTCGATCCGGTCGGGGTCGCCGTCCAGCCCGTCCGGCCGGACGATGTCGGCGATGATCAGCGCCGCGCCGGGCCGGCCGACCCGCGCCATCTCGGCGATCATCCGCGCCGGGTCGGCGACCTGGTGGACGGAGAACCGCGTGATGATCAGCGTGTACGACTTGTCCAGGTAGGGCAGCGCGGTCGCGTCGCCGAGCGTGAACGTGACGTTCGTCAGCCCGGCCCGGTCCGCGTCGCACTTGCCCGTCGCCAGCATCGCGGGCGTGAGGTCGAGCGCGGTGACGTGCCGGACGCGCGGCGCCAGCGCCCGGCCGACGATGCCCGTCCCGGCGGCGACCTCCAGCACGATGTCGTCCAGGTCGAGTTCGGGGTCGGCGAACGCGATCAGCCGGTCCAGATGGTTGACGAACGCGCCGTTCAGGCTCGGATCGGCGAACGTGACCGCCTGCTTGGTGAACTCGGCAACGATTCTCTCGTCGTGGGTCGTCGGCACGCCGCCTCCTCGGGTTCCTGCCCACGGATCATCCCGGAATCGCGTGCGCCTGACCAGTGCCGGTGACGGTCATCACGCGTTTCGGCCGGTCAGTAAGGTGTATATCCCGCCGCCTGCGCCGCCGGGGACCGCTTGAGGTAGTCGACCGCGAGCTGCGTCGAGCACACCTTCGACGGGTGGTGCGACGGACGCAGATAGATCAGTCCCTCCTTGAGGAAGAACATCGCCATGCCCGGGATCTGCCCGCGCCGCACCGACCTGCGATAGGAGCGGTAGACGCGCGGGAGCGTCACCGGTCCCTTGATCGCCGGGTCGCGGCGCAGCAGGTCCAGCGTGCCCGCCGCCAGCGTGGACGACAGCAGCGTCACCGCGATCACCCACGACACCGCGCGCAGCGGGTACTTCCCGCCGAGCTGCTCGAAGACGTCGAACACCACCGACCGGTGCTCGACCTCCTCGGCGCCGTGCCAGCGGAACAGGTCCAGCATGACCGGGTCGGCGCCGCACTCGTCCAGCACGGTGTTCTTGATGATCCACTCGCCGACGACCGCCGTGTAGTGCTCGATCGCGCTCACCGCGCCCAGCTCGAACAGCAGCCGCCGCCGGAACCTGCGCGGCGAGCGCCGCGCCAGCTCGGCCATCTTCTTCGCGCGCTCGGTGAGCTGCGCGTGCGCGGGCCCGGTGATGTGGTCGGTCGGCAGGCCGTTCTCGGCGAGCAACTGGTCCAGGACGCCCTGGTGGTTGCGCGCGTGGACGATCTCCTGCCCGATGAAGTCCTTGATCTCGGCGCGCAGCCGCGGGTCGTCCAGGTACGGCGTCGCCTCCTGCACGCACTGGACGAACCATTTCTCGCCCGTGGTCAGCAAAATTTGGAAGAAATTCACCATATGGGTGGCCGCAGGTGCGTCCGGAATCCAGTGGACGGGCGTCCGCGACCAATCAAAGGTGACGCGCCTCACTTTCATCGGCGGATGCCGTTCGTCCACCGCCGTGTCGTTCACCGTGGGAACCCCCATCGTCCCGTCACCCCTTTCACGCTGGTCGTCACGCGCATACGCAACCACGCGCCCCCGCGCGGCGCCACGGAGCCGATTGACAAAACAGAACGCGCAGTCCGCCGTGAGCGCGCGTTTTCCCGCTGGAATTCTCAGTGGCCCGGGTTTTCGCGCCGGTCAGGTCGCGGGAACGGTTTCCAGGAGCGCGGCGAGCCCGGACGCGTCCAACAGGTCGGCTGGGCGAATTGTCCGGTTGGCTCGGACGTAGTGGAACGCGGCGCTCACCCGGTCCAGCGGCACGCCCGCCAGCTCCGCCCACGCCAGCCGGTACGCGGCGAGCTGCACGGCGGCGGCCGCGGCGTCGGCGTCGGACGGGAGCGCGCCCGTCTTCCAGTCCACGACCTCGTAGGCGTCCGCGCCGGAGCGGAACACCGCGTCCATCCGGCCCCGGACGAGCCGGTCCCCGATCATCGTCTCGAACGGGACCTCGATGTCCAGCGGCTCCCGCGCGGCCCACTCCGACTCCTCGAACCGGACGCGCAACTCCTCGAAGTCGGTGTCGGGGGCGGCCTCGGCGTCGGTGGCGCCGGGCAGCTCGTCCAGGTCCAGCAGCCGCTGCTGCCCCCAGCGGCCCTCCAGCCAGGAGTGGAACGCGGTGCCGCGCCGGGCGTGCGGCGCGGGCGGACGCGGCATCGGACGGCGGATCTGCCGGGCCAGCGCCGCCGGGTCGCGGGCCAGCGTGACCAGCGACGACACCGTCAGATGCGCGGGCAGCTCGACCTGGAGGCCGTCCCCGCCGCGGCCCCGGTCGCGTTCGGCGAGCAGCAGTTCCACGTCCCGCGCCCACGCCGACATGCGCAGCCGGTCCGGCTCGGCGAGCCCGTCGCGGCCCGCCCACGGACGGTTCCGGCCGCGCGTCGCGTCCTCGACCATCCGCGCCGCCTCCACGATCGCCGCGTAGCGCGGGCCGGTGTCGGGCTGCGGCGGCCACGCGCCCTCCTCGGCGCGCGCGAGCAGCGGGTTCGCCGCGCCGTCCTCGGGCGGCTCCGCCCACGCCGCGACCGTGCCCGCGCCCGCCAGGCACACCGCGCGGATCTCCTCCAGGAACGGCGACGGCCCGAGCGGACGCCCCGACGCGCCCCACCGGTAGCCCGTCGCGATGAGCAGGCTCGACGCCCGCGTCACCGCGACGTAGGCGAGCCGCCGCTCCTCGCGCAGGTCGCGTTCGGCGCAGGCGGCGTCGAACGCGGCGAGGTCGTCCTTCTCCAGGCCGCGCAGGACGGGCAGGTCCAGGCGGTCGCCGCGCAGCGGGAACGGCAGGACGCGGGCGTTGGCCGTCCAGCGGGTGGCGTTCTGCGGCGGCGACGGGAACACCGAGCCCTTCGCGGGCGCCCCGTTCTTCTGCGCCGCCGACGCCAGCCCCGGCACGATCACGACCGGCCACTCCAGGCCCTTGGACGCGTGGACGGTCAGCAGCTTCACGCTGTCGGTCTCGCCGACCCGTCCGGCCTCCAGCCCGAACTCCTCGGACTCGGCGGCCGACAGGTACGCCAGGAACGCGCCGAGCGTCGGGTCCTCGGCGTCGCCGGCGAACGCGGCGGCGGCGTCGACGAACGCGTCCAGGTCGGCGCGGGCGGTGACCGGGTCGAGCCCGGACCGCGCCGCGACCTCGATGTCCAGCCCGAGCGCGCGTTCCACCTCGGTGACGAGGTCGGGCAGCGCCAGCCCGGCCTGCGAGCGCAACTGCCGCAGCTCGTCGCGCAACCGGCGCAACCGGCCGTAGCCCTCCGGCGAGAACGCTGTATTCCCCCGACCAACCGACCCCGACCGACCTCCCGGCGACGGGCCGAGGTCGTCCAGCGCGTCGATGAGGCTGCCGGTCTCCTGGTTCAGCTCGGTGACCAGACGGCTCAGCGGATCGGCGTCCCCGGGCGGCGCGGCCTCGGGCGGCGTCTCGGGCGGCGTGATGTCGCGGGCCGCGTCCAAAGCCAGCTCGCGGGCGCGGCGGCCGAGCGCCACCAGGTCGCGCGGGCCGAGCCGCCAGCGCGGGCCGGTCAGCAGCCGCGCCAGCGCCGCCCCGGCGGACGGGTCGTGCATCACGCGCAACGTCGCGACGACGTCCTGCACCTCCGGGACGGTCAGCAGCCCGCCGAGCCCGACCACCTCCACCGGAATCCCCCGCGCCTCCAGCGCACGCCGGATCAGCGGGAACTGCGAGCGCTTGCGGGCGAGGACCGCGATGTCGGACCAGCGCAGCGGCTCGTCGGACGGCTCCCCGTCGGGCGCCGTCTCCGCCAGCGGGAGGGCGAGGACGCGGGCGGCGATGCGCTCGGCCTCGTCCTCGACGGTCGGCAGCAGCGCGCACTCGACCCGTCCGCGCCCCTCCCGGCCCGCGCCCGGCGTCAGCACCGGCACCTGCGCGGTGTCGGCGCGCAGTTCCTCCTGGACGCGCGCGGCGGCGGCGAGGATCCGCTCGCCGTTGCGGAAGCTGCGGCTGAGCTGCCGGACGGGCGCGGGCTCGGCGGGCCGTCCGCGCGGTCCCTCGATCGCCGGACGGCGCGGGAAGTCGTGGGTGAACCGCAGCAGGTTCCCCGCGCTCGCCCCGCGCCAGCCGTAGATCGACTGGCACGGGTCGCCGACCGCCGTCACCGGGTGCCCGCCGCCGAACAGCGACCGCAGCAGGACGAGCTGCGCCTGGCTCGTGTCCTGGTACTCGTCCAGCAGCACGACCGAGAACCGCGACCGCTCGATCATCCCGACCTCGGGATGCCGGGCCGCGATGCGCGCGGCGAGGGCCATCTGGTCGCCGTGGTCCACGACCTCCCGGTTGCGCTTGGCTTGCCGGTACGCCTCGATCAGCGGCAGGAGCCGCTCCCGGACGGCCTGTTTGCGGACGATGTCGCGCTGCGCGTTCAGCGGCTTGGCGAGCGCGGCGAACCGGGCGTCCAGCCACGCCCCGACGCGCCGGATGTCCTCCGGGCCGCGCAGATGCTCCGCCAGGTCGCCCGCCAGTTCCATGACGGCCTTGGTGACGGTGTCGGGCGACCAGTCCACCTCGTCCATCGGGCCGTCGTAGGCGTCCACGACCCGCGAGCAGAGCTGCCACGCGACCGCCGGGGAGATCAGCCGCATCGTCGGCTCCAGCGCCTCGCGCAGCGCGTGGTCGCCGAACAGCCGCGCCGCGTAGGAGTGGTACGTCGCGACCATCGGCTCGCCGTGGCGCAGGTCGTCGCCGCCGAGGCGTTCCAGCTCGTCCTCGGGCAGCGCCTCGAACAGCGCGTCCAGCCGCTTGCGGACCCGGACGGCCAGCTCGGCGGCGGCCTTGCGGGTGAACGTCAGCCCGAGCACCCGCTCCGGCCGGACGAACCCGTTCGCCACCAGCCACACCACGCGGGCCGCCATCGTCTCGCTCTTGCCCGACCCGGCGCCCGCGATCACCGCCATCGGCGCCAGCGGCGCCGCGATCACCTCCGCCTGCTCGCGCGTCGGCTCCGGCAGCTCCAGCAGGCGCGCCAGCTCCGCCGGAGTGATCATGAACCGACCCGTCCCCCCTCGTCGTGCACCGGACAGCACGACCGTACGGGACAGCTCCGACACTTCTCGTTCACCCGCGCCTGGAACACGTCGCTCGCCATGCCCGTCGCGACGATCTCGACCAGCTTCTTCGGCCACTCGGGGTCGGCGTCCTCGCCCGGCGGCGGCTGCTCCTGCTCGCGGGCCTTCGCCGTGAACGCCGCCTTCCCGACCTGGACGAGCTTGGCCCCGCCCGGCTCGATCAGCCCGTGCCGCTCGAACGCGCCGAGCATCACCGCGTACTGGTACACGCCGAGCTGCGGGTGGCGCGCCAGGTCCTCCTTCGGGACGTGCGTCGTGGACGTCTTGATGTCGATGATGACGGCGCGTCCCTGCTCGTCCCGCTCGGCCCGGTCGATGCGGCCCTTGATGACGACGCGGCCGAGGTCCACCCGGAACGACTCCTCCAGCGCGACGACCTCGTTCGGGTTCTGCCGGTGCCAGGCGAGGAACTTGTCGACCATCGCCGCCGCCTGCTCGCGCTGCTTGTCCGAGTACCAGGCGCTGCGGAAGTCCAGGTCGTTCCAGATCTCGTCCAGGCGGCGCGCGACGTCCACCTCGGTGACGCCGTCGTCCGCGCCCGCCATCTCCGCCACCGCGTGGACGACCTTGCCCATCGCCGCGTACTCGTTCGGGCCGCCGTCCTGCGCGCCGACCGCCGAGGTCAGCAGCCAGCGCAGCCCGCACGTCGTGAACGTCTCGACCTGGGACGGCGACACCTGGATCTGCTCGCCGTCGTCGAACGCCGGCCCCGGATCCGACAGCGCGGTGATCGCGTACCACTGGTCGGGGCTCGCGCCGCGCACCCCGGCGCGGGCGAGGCGGGCGAGGTGGCCGGCGGCGGCGCGGCGCAGCGCCTCGGGACGGGACGGGTCCGCGACCACCGACCGCAGATCCGCGACGAGCGCGGGCAGCGACAGCCAGCGCGTCTTCTCGTCCAGCCGCGACCGCTCCAGCGCGCCCGGGACCAGCTCGTTCAGGAACCGGGACGGGCGCTCCTCGGTGTCCTCGCCGCCGACCGCCGTCACGACCAGCCGCCTGCGCGCCCGCGTCACCGCGACGTAGAACAGGCGGCGCTCCTCGTGCAGCATCTTCGCGGCCATCGACGCGCCCGCCGCCGCGCCCGGCTCGATCTGCGTGCCCGCCGCGTATTCGAGCAGTTCCTCCAGGCCGAGCAGGGAGCCGCGCAGCCGCACGTCCGGCCAGACGCCCTCCTGGACGCCCGCCACGACCACGACGTCCCACTCCAGGCCCTTCGCGCGGTGCGCGGTGAGGATCCGGACGGCCTCGCCCTCGGGCGCCCGGTCGGCGAGCGTGTCGCCCGCGATCTCCTGGCCCGCGATGTCGTCCACGAACAGCTCAGGGCCCGCGTGCGGGAGCCGGTCCACGAACCGGGCGGCGTGGTCGAACAGCGCGACGACCGCGTCGAGGTCCCGGTCGGCGGACGCCCCGCGCATCCCGCCCTTCACGCTCTGCTCCAGCAGGACGTCGGCGCGTCCGCTCGCGCGCCACACGTCCCACAGCACGTCCTCGGCGGACCCGCCCCGGTCGGCGCTCTTGCGCGCGGTCTCGATGAGGCTCGCGACGCGCTCGGCGGGCGCGCGGACCTTCTCGTGGACGAGCGCGAGTTCGCCGACGTCGCTGACGGCCGCGACCATCAGCTCGCCGAGCGTCCGGTTCTGGCCCGCGATCTCCTCCAGGTCCCGCAGGGCGCGCTTGAGGCGGCGCAGCGCGAGGGCGTCCGCGCCGCCGAGCGGGCCCGTCAGCAGGTCCTCGGCGACCTCCTCGTCCAGGAAGCCTTTCTTCAGCGCGGCGCGCAGCAGCAGCAGGAACGGGCGGACGGCGGGCTCGGCCATCAGCGGCACGTCGTCGCCCGTCACGATCGCCGGGACGCCCGCCTGCGCGAGCGCTCTTCGGAGCGCCGGGACCTGCTGCGCCGCGCTCCGCACCAGCACCGCCATCCGCGACCACGGGACGCCGTCGAGCAGGTGGGCGCGGCGCAGCTCGTCCGCGACCAGCGCCGCCTCCTGGCTCTCGGAGTCGGCGATGACGGCGTGGACCTCGCCCTCCTCCAGGTCCGGCGGATGCAGCAGCGCGCGATGCTCGTCCCCTGCGCGCGGGGACGCGGGCAGCCGCTGCGCGACGCGCCGGGACGCGGCCAGGATCGCCGGGCCCATCCGCCGGCACGTCCGCAGCGCGACGACGGGCGCCGGCTCGCCGGTGATCGTCCGGAACCGGTCGGGGAACTCCTGGATGCCGCGCACGTCCGCGCCCCGGAACCCGTAGATCGACTGGTCGGGGTCGCCGACGACGATCAGGTCGCGGCCCTCGCCCGCCAGCTTCTGGAGCAGGTCCTCCTGAGCCGGGTCGGTGTCCTGGTACTCGTCGACGAACACGACGTCGTAGGCGTCGCGTTCGCGGAACAGGGCGTCCTCGTCGGCGAGGGTGCCGGCGGCCTCCTGGATGAGCTGGCCGTAGTCGAGCGTCGGGACGGGATCGACGTCGAACCGCGCCGCGTACCGCTCCATGAACGCGCCGATCGCCACCCATTCCGGACGTCCCCGGATCTTGCCGAGGCCCGCGAGGTCGTCCCCGTAGATCCCGCGCTCGGCGGCCCGCAGCATGAAGTCCCGCAGTTCCTCGGCGAAGCCCCGGGTGGCGAGCGTCTCGTGGAGATCAGGGGGCCAGCCGCGAGCGCCGTCCGCCCGCTCGCCTTCCAGCAGCCGCCTTACTTCGAGAAGCTGCTCCGGCCCCGACAGCAGCCGGGGCGGCTCCTCCCCCCGCGCGAGCGCGTCCCGATGGAGCAGCGCGTACGCGTAACTGTGGAACGTGAGCGCGAGCGGCGTGCGCGTCGTGCGCCTCAGCCGCCCGGTGATCCGCTGCCGCAGCTCCTCGGCCGCCTTACGGCTGAACGTCAGGACGAGCACCCGTTCCGGATCAACGTTCCGGTTCTCGATCCGCTCCACGACCGCCTCGACGATCGTGGTGGTCTTCCCCGTCCCGGGCCCGGCGAGCACGAGCAACGGACCGCCGCCGTGCTCCACGACACGCCGCTGCCGCCCATCGAGCTCCGGCACCGCGACCCGGCTGGGACCGGCGCGGCGCACGAGACGGTAAGACCCTGGCGGCACAAGAGACGATTTCAGCAGAAGATCGAGACACTTGCGTCCACGCCGCCCCCAACCCGAGCCGCTCCGCCCCCGGCCCACCCACCCAAACCCCCACAACCCACGCCACCCAACACCCAAGCCCGACCAGGCGTGACCCAGCCGCGCAGGACCAAGCGTGAGCGCAAACCACCCGCGAACAAGCACACGGCCCCAGCCGCACGCCGACGCGCACGCTCGCGGTCGCCCAAAGCCCGCAACGCACGCAGGGCCGAGCGTGCGTGCAGACCACGCGGGACCAAGCGCACAGCCCCAGCCGCACGTGGACGCGCACGCTCGCGTTCGCTCACACTCAGCAACGCGCGCAGAACCAGCACGCGGCGCCAGGATGCGGATAGTGCGCGGGCCAGGCGCGCGGACAGTAGGTCCGGTCGCGGGCGGGCATGCCTGGAGACGCGCGGCACGACTCCTCAGTTGGGCCGGCCGCGTGCAGGCGGGGCACGCCGGGCCGGGCGCGCATCGCGCGAGAGCCGGGTCACTGGCCTCGGACGACAGCGCGCCGCGCCGACCGCGCAGGGGCCGGCCGTTGGGGTCGCCTGGGGTCGGCGCGCCACTTCAGGTGGATGCGGGGCGGGCTCGTGCGGCGCGCGGGGGCGCCTGCCGGGTGGGCGCGGGATGCTTCGGGCGGGTGGGCGCGGGTGCCCGGGGCGGTTTGGGGCGGGGTCAGGCGCGTAGGGCCAGGAGGAGGTCCACTCGGTCGTCCAGGGACGAAAGGTCGCGGCCGGTGAGTTCCTCGATGCGGCGGATCCGGTAGCGCAGCGTGTTGACGTGGAGGTTCAGGCGACGGGCGCAGGCCGTCCAGGAACCGGAGCAGGCGAGGAACTGGGCGAGGGTGCCGAGCAGGTCGCTGCGGTAGCGGCGGTCGTAGGCGGTGATCGCGCCGAGCACCTGCTGGCGGAAGCCGCGGCGCGCCTCGGCGGGGAGGCGCGCCAGCAGCGCCTCATGGGACGCGGGGAGCGTCGCGCCCGCCGCGGACGTCTCGGCGTCCAGGCGCCGGACGACGATCGCCATCACCCGTGACAGCGTCGTCTGCGCCGGGACGGCCACGAGCGGGACCCCGTACCGCTCGCACGCCTCCACCAAGTCGTCGGGGACGGGCGCGGCCGCCTCCCCCGCGCCGAGCGCCGCGATCCCCCGCGCGGCGAGCGACGCGACGAACGGCACCGAGTCGTACGGGCCGCGCCGCCACATGAGCCCGGTGAGGACGAGTTCGCCGCCGTCCAGGTAACGGCTCGGGTCGGGCAGGTCCGTCACGAACACCTGGCGCACCGGACGGTCGAGCGCGGTCGCGCAGGCGAGCGGCCGGAGCGCCAGGTCGTCGTCCTGGAGCAGGTCAGCGGTCTTCACGGGAGGA from Actinomadura rubteroloni includes these protein-coding regions:
- a CDS encoding helix-hairpin-helix domain-containing protein; amino-acid sequence: MAIELPKISAPARRALAAAGHDDLESLTTATEREIAGLHGMGPKALGTLREALAEHGLAFRAD
- a CDS encoding AMP-binding protein; this translates as MPLETIRTLAGNLLAGTARPDRLARVPFQMTRYGAVPAVVGAMSALRFPHRVALIDERGTLTFAELERKAAALATALRDSVTGDGRIGVLARNHRGFVLAVLGLSRLGHDVVLLNTDFSAPQLGAVADREGIALLLHDAEFDELVDASGFAGVRVHSYGDAQLGSLIEDVEPVPFSPERPGRLVIMTSGTTGTPKGARHDYSLPALLAGGLSFARRAPMRSGSPVVVAPPLFHVLGFGFLMMGLALGSPVVLAPRFDPAATLAAIERHEAGTLVAVPIMLQRMLDVPYGPRPMSLRTVLCGGSALLPHLSERFMDEFGDVLRNLYGATETGWAAIATPEDLRAAPGTVGRPSLGIKVKILDADGRELPAGETGEIFTGGGLRFSGYTGGGGKDVRNGLTATGDLGHLDASGRLFVDGRADDMIVSGGENVFPGEVEDLLNRHEDVAEVTVTGVPDDTFGERLAAHVVLVPGAATTADDLRDYVRQRLARFKVPRDIVFVPELPRTSTGKVRRRSLPDA
- a CDS encoding class I SAM-dependent methyltransferase, whose translation is MPTTHDERIVAEFTKQAVTFADPSLNGAFVNHLDRLIAFADPELDLDDIVLEVAAGTGIVGRALAPRVRHVTALDLTPAMLATGKCDADRAGLTNVTFTLGDATALPYLDKSYTLIITRFSVHQVADPARMIAEMARVGRPGAALIIADIVRPDGLDGDPDRIERLRDPSHGTLLTADRIAALVEDAGAEVKRTDGYEIVRPLEPWLASARTPSDVADQIRAELTAELAGGPATGMRPVRKDGELHFTHSYLHLQANVG
- a CDS encoding metal-dependent hydrolase, whose protein sequence is MGVPTVNDTAVDERHPPMKVRRVTFDWSRTPVHWIPDAPAATHMVNFFQILLTTGEKWFVQCVQEATPYLDDPRLRAEIKDFIGQEIVHARNHQGVLDQLLAENGLPTDHITGPAHAQLTERAKKMAELARRSPRRFRRRLLFELGAVSAIEHYTAVVGEWIIKNTVLDECGADPVMLDLFRWHGAEEVEHRSVVFDVFEQLGGKYPLRAVSWVIAVTLLSSTLAAGTLDLLRRDPAIKGPVTLPRVYRSYRRSVRRGQIPGMAMFFLKEGLIYLRPSHHPSKVCSTQLAVDYLKRSPAAQAAGYTPY
- a CDS encoding ATP-dependent DNA helicase; translated protein: MITPAELARLLELPEPTREQAEVIAAPLAPMAVIAGAGSGKSETMAARVVWLVANGFVRPERVLGLTFTRKAAAELAVRVRKRLDALFEALPEDELERLGGDDLRHGEPMVATYHSYAARLFGDHALREALEPTMRLISPAVAWQLCSRVVDAYDGPMDEVDWSPDTVTKAVMELAGDLAEHLRGPEDIRRVGAWLDARFAALAKPLNAQRDIVRKQAVRERLLPLIEAYRQAKRNREVVDHGDQMALAARIAARHPEVGMIERSRFSVVLLDEYQDTSQAQLVLLRSLFGGGHPVTAVGDPCQSIYGWRGASAGNLLRFTHDFPRRPAIEGPRGRPAEPAPVRQLSRSFRNGERILAAAARVQEELRADTAQVPVLTPGAGREGRGRVECALLPTVEDEAERIAARVLALPLAETAPDGEPSDEPLRWSDIAVLARKRSQFPLIRRALEARGIPVEVVGLGGLLTVPEVQDVVATLRVMHDPSAGAALARLLTGPRWRLGPRDLVALGRRARELALDAARDITPPETPPEAAPPGDADPLSRLVTELNQETGSLIDALDDLGPSPGGRSGSVGRGNTAFSPEGYGRLRRLRDELRQLRSQAGLALPDLVTEVERALGLDIEVAARSGLDPVTARADLDAFVDAAAAFAGDAEDPTLGAFLAYLSAAESEEFGLEAGRVGETDSVKLLTVHASKGLEWPVVIVPGLASAAQKNGAPAKGSVFPSPPQNATRWTANARVLPFPLRGDRLDLPVLRGLEKDDLAAFDAACAERDLREERRLAYVAVTRASSLLIATGYRWGASGRPLGPSPFLEEIRAVCLAGAGTVAAWAEPPEDGAANPLLARAEEGAWPPQPDTGPRYAAIVEAARMVEDATRGRNRPWAGRDGLAEPDRLRMSAWARDVELLLAERDRGRGGDGLQVELPAHLTVSSLVTLARDPAALARQIRRPMPRPPAPHARRGTAFHSWLEGRWGQQRLLDLDELPGATDAEAAPDTDFEELRVRFEESEWAAREPLDIEVPFETMIGDRLVRGRMDAVFRSGADAYEVVDWKTGALPSDADAAAAAVQLAAYRLAWAELAGVPLDRVSAAFHYVRANRTIRPADLLDASGLAALLETVPAT